The following coding sequences are from one Nicotiana tomentosiformis chromosome 3, ASM39032v3, whole genome shotgun sequence window:
- the LOC138907448 gene encoding uncharacterized protein, with translation MDIYRIQAYAQGVKERKQKQRMDREHDRAQNKRARSSGPSGEFRGGQRQQYLRYLAHLSASVPPQVGGKRFDRSIYSGSGQNFRASGSQYRGESSQMRSPLPRCAQCGKQHVGQYHIGLGVCYTCGYPGHVMRDCPTRGDASIAPPAGSVAGFTSTNESW, from the coding sequence atggatatttatcgtattcaggcatacgctcagggtgtaaaggagcgtaagcagaagcagaggatggatcgtgagcatgatagggcccAGAATAAAAGAGCAAgatcttcgggtccttctggtgagtttcgaggtggtcagaggcAACAATACCTGAGGTATCTAGCCCATCTATCGGCTAGCGTGCCCCCTCAGGTTGGCGgtaagagatttgatcgttccatatATTCAGGGTCTGGTCAGAATTTCAGGGCCTcaggttctcagtataggggtgagtcaagtcagatgaggtcgcccttgccacgatgtgctcagtgtggtaagcagcatgtcggACAGTACCATATAggattgggtgtttgttatacttgtggttatccgggCCACGTTATGAGGGATTGTCCGACAAGAGGTGATGCAAGCATAGCTCCGCCAGCGGGTTCTGTAGCTGGTTTCACAAGCACCAATGAGTCATGGTAG
- the LOC138907449 gene encoding uncharacterized protein, which yields MVADALSCKSTGSMSYLQPEKRGIAHEVHQLATLGVRLLDSGNIEITIQDTATSLLVTEVKECQYEDPVLVHYRDSTPQKEKTPFEISEDGVLRCQGRLRLRIKSPVDYCRLWRFRLGNGK from the coding sequence AtggtagccgacgccctcagctgTAAATCTACGGGTAgcatgtcatatttacagccagagaagagaGGAATAGCCCATGAGGTTCATCAGCTAGCTACTCTTGGAGTTCGGTTACTGGACTCAGGTAATATTGAaattactattcaggatacgGCAACATCCTtgttagtaactgaagtgaaggaatgccagtacgaggatcctgtgttagttcattatagggattccacccctcaaaaggagaagacaccgtttgagatttcagaagatggggtcctcagatgTCAAGGACGATTAAGATTGAGAATCAAAagcccggtggattattgcaggctatggagattccgacttggaaatgggaagtaa